One part of the Pirellulales bacterium genome encodes these proteins:
- a CDS encoding 4-hydroxythreonine-4-phosphate dehydrogenase PdxA: protein EGQFDAVVAMYHDQGHIAIKLLGMHRAVNVTLGLPIVRTSVAHGTAFDLAWQGRAETSGMIEAIRVAAQLAANTSPLTTHPSPPSPLTSSPASS, encoded by the coding sequence GCGAGGGCCAATTCGACGCCGTCGTGGCCATGTATCACGATCAGGGACACATCGCCATCAAACTCTTAGGCATGCATCGGGCGGTGAATGTGACTTTGGGTCTGCCCATCGTCCGCACCAGCGTGGCGCACGGCACGGCGTTCGATTTGGCCTGGCAAGGCCGCGCCGAGACAAGCGGCATGATCGAAGCAATCCGCGTGGCCGCCCAACTAGCGGCGAATACCTCACCCCTCACCACTCACCCCTCACCTCCCTCCCCCCTCACTTCTTCCCCTGCAAGCTCTTGA